A window of the Myxococcus fulvus genome harbors these coding sequences:
- a CDS encoding FHA domain-containing protein — MDPQQDPRQGQRDPGKRPSAPLPGRLTDGQQARLPHLLGRKSCHLRGMHDLWFERAFCYDCTRIGPVLKLIIEDDEGRKTVVPFVRDEITIGRQEGNTIRLTERNVSRRHARLVRLNGHVVVEDLGSYNGTRINGERIAGQSPLNEGDLIQIGDYDLALQAEGAANAVGPITTKVPARRQETEPDEPEGSEDESPGDGEENDHTPPSLDGADKRRNSTSIIRLDHVEADRPRKLEDIDTKDAPRLVVLTPDELRGQEFACIRTELRIGRTDDNDITLDHRSLSRTHAKLVRENTGEWRVIDMQSANGMTVNGESYAQATLNSGDVVELGHVKLRFLAAGDAADEAEEQGASEGGMSKLPLVAGLVALLLGGGVIFWMYKQGQIGGTPQPVDPVAVAQTPKPVDPPPVVPVKQPPEDVKPPETVAQPETPPEAPAAPAKPTFKELMEKAKAAFDSKNLELAESTLAELPEGDKSRKDAKELQDKIDSEKNAQTQLENTQKALDAGKLAEAQESLKAGSGTVFQKDRYAELSKQVGLLEKKKQAEAAAAQTPKNPTVVTPAGGTETIPKADENPIKKLVLETRELIKQQKYQDALVNAEKCAVIDPRSPDCELLLGITFARLNRSAEGASHYRKFLELAPQNHPSRNGVLELLKAYDNSSR, encoded by the coding sequence ATGGACCCCCAGCAGGACCCCCGCCAGGGTCAGCGTGACCCAGGGAAACGACCGAGCGCCCCCCTGCCCGGCCGCTTGACCGATGGACAACAGGCCCGGCTGCCCCACCTGCTGGGGAGAAAGTCCTGTCATTTGAGGGGGATGCATGACTTGTGGTTTGAAAGGGCGTTCTGCTATGACTGTACGCGGATCGGACCCGTGCTGAAGCTCATCATCGAAGACGACGAGGGGCGCAAGACCGTTGTTCCCTTCGTGCGCGACGAGATCACCATCGGCCGTCAGGAGGGAAACACCATCCGCCTGACGGAACGTAACGTGTCTCGTCGTCACGCACGACTGGTGCGGTTGAACGGCCATGTCGTGGTGGAGGACCTGGGTAGCTATAACGGCACCCGGATCAACGGCGAGCGTATCGCGGGTCAGTCGCCCCTGAATGAGGGCGACCTGATCCAGATCGGCGACTACGACCTGGCACTCCAGGCCGAGGGCGCCGCGAACGCCGTTGGCCCCATCACGACCAAGGTGCCCGCGCGCCGGCAGGAAACAGAGCCCGACGAGCCCGAGGGCTCCGAGGACGAGTCGCCCGGCGACGGGGAGGAGAATGACCACACTCCTCCGTCCCTGGACGGCGCGGACAAGCGTCGAAACTCCACCTCCATCATCCGGTTGGATCATGTGGAGGCGGACCGGCCGCGAAAGCTGGAGGACATCGACACCAAGGACGCGCCGCGTCTGGTGGTGTTGACCCCGGACGAGCTACGCGGCCAGGAGTTCGCGTGCATCCGGACGGAGCTGCGCATCGGCCGGACGGACGACAACGACATCACGTTGGATCACCGCTCGCTGTCGCGCACGCACGCCAAGCTGGTCCGTGAGAACACGGGCGAGTGGCGCGTCATCGACATGCAGTCGGCCAACGGGATGACGGTCAACGGCGAGAGCTACGCCCAGGCGACGCTGAACAGCGGCGACGTGGTGGAGCTGGGCCACGTGAAGCTGCGCTTCCTGGCCGCCGGGGATGCCGCCGACGAGGCCGAGGAGCAGGGCGCGAGCGAAGGTGGCATGTCGAAGCTGCCGCTGGTCGCCGGGCTCGTCGCGCTGCTGCTGGGTGGCGGCGTCATCTTCTGGATGTACAAGCAGGGTCAGATTGGGGGGACTCCCCAGCCTGTCGACCCCGTGGCCGTGGCGCAGACCCCGAAGCCCGTGGATCCGCCCCCGGTGGTCCCAGTGAAGCAGCCGCCCGAGGACGTCAAGCCGCCGGAGACGGTGGCGCAGCCGGAGACGCCTCCCGAGGCGCCTGCCGCGCCGGCGAAGCCGACCTTCAAGGAGCTGATGGAGAAGGCGAAGGCCGCGTTCGACAGCAAGAACCTGGAGCTGGCCGAGAGCACCCTGGCGGAGCTTCCCGAGGGCGACAAGTCTCGCAAGGACGCAAAGGAGCTGCAGGACAAGATCGACTCCGAGAAGAATGCGCAGACGCAACTCGAGAACACGCAGAAGGCGCTGGACGCAGGCAAGCTTGCGGAGGCCCAGGAGTCGCTCAAGGCTGGCTCTGGAACCGTGTTCCAAAAGGACCGCTACGCTGAATTGAGCAAGCAGGTCGGGCTGCTTGAGAAGAAGAAGCAGGCCGAGGCGGCTGCGGCACAGACTCCCAAGAATCCCACGGTCGTCACGCCCGCTGGCGGGACGGAGACCATCCCCAAAGCCGACGAGAACCCCATCAAGAAGCTCGTTCTTGAAACGCGGGAGCTCATCAAGCAGCAGAAGTACCAGGATGCGCTTGTCAACGCGGAGAAGTGCGCCGTCATTGACCCTAGGAGCCCCGACTGCGAGCTCTTGTTGGGCATCACCTTCGCGCGACTCAACCGAAGCGCCGAGGGCGCCTCGCATTATAGGAAGTTCTTGGAGCTTGCTCCCCAGAACCACCCCTCCCGCAATGGCGTTTTGGAGCTCCTGAAGGCGTACGACAACAGCAGTCGTTAG
- a CDS encoding response regulator, whose amino-acid sequence MQIRILVVDDEQDNCDYLKLVLTREGYEVVTTTDPTQTVEILRGSDFHLVILDMMMPQMSGTEVLEQIRKYDTDVAVIVATAYPTVDTAVASLKAQASDYVKKPMEPEQFISAVRNALQKKGLSQDPEADLHRAIGRTIRDARKTQELTLKQLARRTGLSVSLLSQIERAESSASISSLYKIASALQLRMGELFGDT is encoded by the coding sequence GTGCAGATTCGCATCCTGGTGGTTGATGACGAGCAGGACAACTGCGACTACCTCAAGCTGGTGCTGACCCGCGAAGGCTACGAGGTCGTCACCACGACGGACCCCACGCAGACGGTGGAGATCCTCCGTGGCTCCGACTTCCACCTCGTCATCCTCGACATGATGATGCCGCAGATGTCGGGGACCGAGGTGCTGGAGCAGATCCGCAAGTACGACACCGACGTCGCCGTCATCGTCGCCACCGCGTACCCCACGGTGGACACGGCCGTCGCGTCGCTCAAGGCCCAGGCTTCTGACTACGTCAAGAAGCCCATGGAGCCCGAGCAGTTCATCTCCGCCGTCCGCAACGCCCTCCAGAAGAAGGGCCTGTCCCAGGACCCGGAGGCGGATCTCCACCGCGCCATCGGTCGCACCATCCGCGACGCCCGCAAGACGCAGGAGCTCACCCTCAAGCAGCTCGCGCGGCGCACGGGCTTGTCCGTGTCCCTGCTGTCCCAAATCGAGCGCGCCGAGTCCTCGGCGTCCATCTCGTCGCTCTACAAGATCGCCTCCGCGCTCCAGCTGCGCATGGGCGAGCTGTTCGGCGACACCTGA
- a CDS encoding ABC transporter ATP-binding protein, translating to MSGIDVQGLGKRFGERVAVEGLTFHVRPGEVFGLLGPNGAGKTTTVRMLTGLLTPSEGQVSVWGHRVDRDGEALRKVVGLLTEQPGLYDRLTARENLRFFMKLHELDEAKAWPRTRHYLARFGLGDRELEPVGGFSKGMRQKLAIVRTLVHDPKVIFLDEPTSGLDPESARTVRDAVAELAAEGRTIVLCSHNLAEVERLCERVAVVKRRLLLMGPVRELRRAGQALEVRVEGEAERYRNVLASLPFAPNVLTEGMRLRVMLEDDAHAPDVLACLVGAGARVHSAVPAQRPLEEVYLDLLREGGV from the coding sequence TTGAGCGGAATCGACGTCCAGGGGCTGGGCAAGCGCTTCGGCGAACGCGTCGCCGTGGAAGGGCTCACCTTCCACGTGCGGCCGGGCGAGGTGTTCGGCCTGCTCGGCCCCAACGGCGCCGGGAAGACGACGACGGTGCGCATGCTCACGGGCCTGCTGACTCCCAGCGAGGGTCAGGTGTCCGTGTGGGGCCACCGGGTGGACCGGGACGGCGAGGCGCTGCGCAAGGTGGTGGGACTGCTCACCGAGCAGCCCGGCCTCTATGACAGGCTCACCGCGCGGGAGAACCTGCGCTTCTTCATGAAGCTGCACGAGCTGGACGAGGCGAAGGCGTGGCCTCGCACGCGGCACTATCTGGCGCGCTTCGGCCTGGGTGACCGCGAGCTGGAGCCCGTGGGCGGCTTCTCCAAGGGCATGCGCCAGAAGCTGGCCATCGTCCGCACGCTGGTGCACGACCCGAAGGTCATCTTCCTCGACGAGCCGACGAGCGGCCTGGACCCCGAGTCCGCGCGCACGGTGCGCGACGCGGTGGCGGAGCTGGCGGCCGAGGGACGCACGATTGTCCTGTGCTCGCACAACCTCGCGGAGGTGGAGCGGCTGTGCGAGCGCGTCGCGGTGGTGAAGCGGCGGCTGCTCCTCATGGGGCCGGTGCGCGAGCTGCGGCGCGCGGGACAGGCGCTGGAGGTGCGGGTGGAGGGCGAGGCGGAGCGCTACCGCAACGTGCTCGCGTCGCTGCCCTTCGCGCCCAACGTGCTGACGGAAGGGATGCGGCTGCGCGTCATGCTGGAGGATGACGCGCATGCGCCGGACGTGCTGGCGTGCCTCGTCGGCGCGGGCGCGCGGGTGCACAGCGCGGTGCCGGCGCAGCGGCCCCTGGAAGAGGTGTACCTGGACCTGCTTCGCGAAGGGGGCGTGTAG
- a CDS encoding RNA ligase family protein, translated as MERKLVSIQRIDHLEDIPGADNILKARVMGWDVVVRRGEFAPGDACVFFEIDSQLPEGKAWAEFLRARSFRVKTARLRGVLSQGLALPTSILGGAVPPLGTDVKDALGVVKFEPTPSEGNDVAGPFPGQVPKTDEIRLQSALGVLDELRGLDFYVTTKLDGTSSTFLRTMEGELVACSRNWALKPGKHPAWRVAEKYALATVLPPGFAIQGELCGPGIQKNRLGLGAVDLFVFSVHDTRTGHFLGHAEHIAFCERHGLRSVPVEHVVTGEAARTFEHGLEHYLRLAQGLYPGTKNRKEGIVVRPLVERQSPTLGGGRLSFKVINNDFLLKDEE; from the coding sequence ATGGAGAGAAAGCTCGTCTCGATTCAGCGCATCGACCACCTGGAGGACATCCCCGGAGCCGACAACATCCTGAAGGCGCGGGTGATGGGCTGGGACGTGGTGGTGAGGAGGGGCGAGTTCGCTCCCGGGGATGCGTGCGTCTTCTTCGAAATCGACAGCCAGCTTCCGGAGGGCAAGGCCTGGGCGGAGTTCCTCCGGGCCCGGAGCTTCCGAGTGAAGACGGCGAGACTGCGGGGCGTGTTGTCCCAGGGGCTCGCGCTGCCGACCTCCATCCTGGGTGGCGCGGTGCCGCCCCTCGGCACGGACGTCAAGGACGCGCTGGGCGTCGTGAAGTTCGAGCCCACTCCCTCCGAGGGGAACGACGTGGCCGGTCCCTTCCCGGGCCAGGTGCCGAAGACGGATGAGATCCGGCTGCAGTCGGCGCTGGGCGTGCTCGACGAGCTTCGGGGCCTCGACTTCTACGTGACGACGAAGCTGGACGGCACCTCGTCCACGTTCTTGCGGACGATGGAGGGCGAGCTGGTGGCGTGCTCGCGCAACTGGGCGTTGAAGCCCGGCAAGCACCCGGCGTGGCGCGTGGCGGAGAAGTACGCGCTGGCCACCGTCCTGCCACCGGGCTTCGCCATCCAGGGAGAGCTGTGCGGACCGGGCATCCAGAAGAACCGCCTGGGGCTCGGCGCGGTGGACCTGTTCGTCTTCAGCGTCCACGACACGCGCACGGGCCACTTCCTGGGCCACGCGGAGCACATCGCCTTCTGCGAGCGGCACGGGCTGCGCTCGGTGCCGGTGGAGCACGTCGTCACGGGTGAGGCGGCGCGCACGTTCGAGCACGGCCTGGAGCACTACCTGCGACTGGCCCAGGGCCTCTACCCCGGGACGAAGAACCGCAAGGAAGGCATCGTCGTCCGACCGCTCGTCGAGCGGCAGTCGCCCACGCTGGGCGGCGGCAGGCTGTCGTTCAAGGTCATCAACAACGACTTCCTGCTCAAGGACGAGGAGTGA
- a CDS encoding ArnT family glycosyltransferase — MASDGEQQEQQQAQTFAESILGKELLSAPWMRRWLALPTTWRVVTSTAFFAALLFLPYLGAVGLWDCWETHYGEVARMMIVRRDYVFPFWENAWFFSKPPLTMWMQALGMQVVGTVQSGGALGLYTEWGMRVPFVLLSITAVTLLSLAVSRVVSRRAGLATGFVLATMPLYFLLTRQTVTDTPFVTTFVCAMACALIGQLDDTTKHRAAWWYGFYFFAGLSTLAKGLLGVGLPAVILVLYAALAVIPWDGASLDAHLRWLTDGGFRKDVREGRQPMPVLWGQMFKMKLGTGILVFFAVAAPWYVVMSLFKSVDDEGKLFWYRFFVHDHLNRLTAGVHTTTPGGTFIYFIEQGGFGIFPWVALLPGAFSVVAKLKLRSEKKSDHLALITVIWVAFAFWLLASSATKFHHYVFPVLPGLAVLIALFIDRLWEDGIPTHAVSLIFGLVLFVLVGKDLAENPKNFTDLFVYNYERPYPQDLVTRPIAFFSRALWTGDLVTLVLLAFGVYLSFEAFSPKTREKVTPGSRAVALLLLLAGAATLTAVASGAKVSATGLIGVAVAAAAAFLGWQSLKSEPEGRSSLQLMAGVVAVVGVVMAVRGFKAPAGEDSLLRSLSEPVNVKGALGFVFAVAGAMAVVATLMRARTMLFGTFWMLAAGFALWFNWNHWVDLSHHWTQRDLFWRYYAQRQEGEPIVAYLMNWRGETLYSSNTVEQYRSGDYNAKLRSLVARPGREWVLAEQKMLATLRNAVGPDKVVTPVDRDINNKFVLVTID, encoded by the coding sequence GTGGCGAGCGACGGCGAACAGCAGGAACAGCAGCAAGCGCAGACCTTCGCCGAGTCCATCCTCGGCAAGGAGCTTCTCTCGGCGCCCTGGATGCGGCGTTGGCTGGCGCTGCCGACCACCTGGCGCGTGGTGACGTCCACGGCCTTCTTCGCGGCCCTGCTCTTCCTGCCGTACCTGGGCGCGGTGGGCCTGTGGGACTGCTGGGAGACGCACTACGGCGAAGTGGCGCGGATGATGATCGTCCGCCGCGACTACGTGTTCCCCTTCTGGGAGAACGCGTGGTTCTTCTCCAAGCCGCCGCTCACCATGTGGATGCAGGCGTTGGGCATGCAGGTGGTGGGCACCGTGCAGTCGGGTGGCGCGCTGGGCCTGTACACCGAGTGGGGCATGCGCGTGCCCTTCGTGCTCCTGAGCATCACCGCGGTGACGCTGCTGTCGCTCGCCGTGTCGCGCGTGGTGAGCCGCCGCGCGGGCCTGGCCACCGGCTTCGTGCTGGCCACCATGCCGCTGTACTTCCTGCTCACCCGCCAGACGGTGACGGACACGCCCTTCGTCACCACGTTCGTGTGCGCCATGGCGTGCGCGCTCATCGGCCAGCTCGATGACACGACGAAGCACCGCGCCGCGTGGTGGTACGGCTTCTACTTCTTCGCGGGCCTGTCCACCCTGGCCAAGGGACTGCTCGGCGTGGGCCTGCCGGCCGTCATCCTGGTGCTCTACGCGGCGCTGGCCGTCATCCCGTGGGACGGGGCGAGCCTGGACGCGCACCTGCGCTGGCTGACCGACGGCGGCTTCCGCAAGGACGTGCGCGAGGGGCGCCAGCCGATGCCGGTGCTCTGGGGCCAGATGTTCAAGATGAAGCTGGGCACGGGCATCCTGGTGTTCTTCGCCGTGGCCGCGCCCTGGTACGTCGTGATGTCGCTCTTCAAGAGCGTGGACGACGAGGGCAAGCTCTTCTGGTACCGCTTCTTCGTGCACGACCACCTGAACCGCCTCACCGCGGGTGTGCACACCACGACGCCGGGCGGCACGTTCATCTACTTCATCGAGCAGGGCGGCTTCGGCATCTTCCCCTGGGTGGCGCTCTTGCCCGGCGCGTTCTCCGTCGTGGCGAAGCTGAAGCTGCGCTCGGAGAAGAAGTCGGACCACCTGGCGCTCATCACCGTCATCTGGGTGGCCTTCGCCTTCTGGCTCCTGGCCTCCAGCGCCACCAAGTTCCACCACTATGTCTTCCCGGTGCTGCCGGGCCTCGCGGTGCTCATCGCGCTGTTCATCGACCGGCTGTGGGAGGACGGCATCCCCACGCACGCGGTGAGCCTCATCTTCGGCCTGGTCCTCTTCGTGCTCGTGGGCAAGGACCTGGCGGAGAACCCGAAGAACTTCACGGACCTGTTCGTCTACAACTACGAGCGCCCCTATCCCCAGGACCTCGTCACCCGGCCCATCGCCTTCTTCTCCCGCGCGCTGTGGACCGGCGACCTCGTCACCCTGGTGCTGCTCGCCTTCGGCGTCTACCTCTCCTTCGAGGCCTTCTCGCCCAAGACGCGCGAGAAGGTGACGCCGGGCTCGCGCGCGGTCGCGCTGCTGCTCCTCCTGGCGGGCGCGGCCACGCTGACCGCAGTGGCCTCCGGCGCGAAGGTGTCCGCCACGGGCCTCATTGGCGTCGCGGTGGCGGCGGCGGCCGCGTTCCTCGGGTGGCAGTCGCTCAAGTCGGAGCCGGAGGGCCGCTCGTCGCTGCAGTTGATGGCCGGCGTGGTGGCCGTCGTCGGCGTGGTGATGGCGGTGCGCGGGTTCAAGGCGCCGGCGGGTGAGGACTCGCTCCTGCGCTCGCTGTCGGAGCCCGTCAACGTCAAGGGCGCGCTGGGCTTCGTCTTCGCGGTGGCGGGCGCCATGGCGGTGGTGGCCACGCTGATGCGCGCGCGGACCATGCTGTTCGGCACCTTCTGGATGCTGGCCGCGGGCTTCGCGCTCTGGTTCAACTGGAACCACTGGGTGGACCTGTCCCACCACTGGACGCAGCGCGACCTGTTCTGGCGCTACTACGCGCAGCGGCAGGAGGGTGAGCCCATCGTCGCGTACCTGATGAACTGGCGCGGCGAGACGCTCTACTCCAGCAACACCGTGGAGCAGTACCGCAGCGGTGACTACAACGCGAAGCTGCGCTCGCTGGTGGCCCGGCCCGGGCGCGAGTGGGTGCTCGCCGAGCAGAAGATGCTCGCCACGCTGCGCAACGCGGTGGGCCCGGACAAGGTCGTCACGCCCGTGGATCGGGACATCAACAACAAGTTCGTGCTGGTGACCATCGATTGA
- a CDS encoding enoyl-CoA hydratase/isomerase family protein yields MTMEKSPGVEVEDREDGVRVLTLSNLARRNALNDAMLARLDAALEPAPHVRALLVRGAGGTFCAGYDLTHLGPPGEDGRLPDDILVDCLLKLERHPAPSVALVRGAAVGAGFDLAASCDFRVGAPETVFLMPPAKLGIVYSPEGLARATRLVGLSRAKQLFLMARKLDAREALDWGLLDACEEDAEARADALCATLAGHAPGAVSGMKESFGLLGRSSLGDSERARLRELRARAFASEDAKEGRAAFLEKRPPRFTGR; encoded by the coding sequence ATGACGATGGAGAAGTCACCCGGGGTGGAGGTGGAGGACCGGGAGGACGGCGTGCGGGTGTTGACGCTCTCCAACCTGGCCCGCCGCAATGCGCTCAACGACGCGATGCTGGCGCGGCTGGACGCGGCGCTGGAGCCCGCGCCGCACGTGCGCGCGTTGCTGGTGCGAGGGGCGGGCGGGACGTTCTGCGCGGGCTATGACCTGACGCACCTGGGGCCTCCGGGTGAGGACGGGCGGCTCCCGGACGACATCCTGGTGGACTGCCTGCTCAAGCTGGAGCGGCACCCGGCGCCGAGCGTGGCGTTGGTGCGCGGCGCGGCGGTGGGGGCGGGGTTCGACCTGGCGGCCTCGTGTGACTTCCGCGTGGGCGCGCCGGAGACGGTCTTCCTCATGCCTCCGGCGAAGCTGGGAATCGTCTACTCGCCGGAGGGACTGGCACGGGCCACGCGGCTGGTGGGGTTGTCGCGGGCCAAGCAGCTGTTCCTCATGGCGCGGAAGCTGGACGCGCGCGAGGCGCTGGACTGGGGGCTGCTGGACGCGTGCGAGGAGGACGCGGAGGCGCGAGCGGACGCGCTGTGCGCGACGCTGGCGGGGCATGCGCCGGGAGCGGTGTCGGGGATGAAGGAGTCCTTCGGGTTGCTGGGGCGCTCGTCGCTCGGGGACTCGGAGCGTGCGCGGCTGCGGGAGCTGCGCGCGAGGGCGTTCGCCAGCGAGGATGCGAAGGAGGGGCGGGCGGCGTTCCTGGAGAAGAGACCGCCCCGCTTCACCGGCCGCTAG
- a CDS encoding rhomboid family protein produces the protein MRGPVDVDALVRWGAKAGPLVLEAGQVWRLATANLLHRDALHLALNVVVLVAAGVALEKVCRRRDYVALLVAAGLTTMASSLAWSGAVSVGASGLVYGCMGALLVLGRRHRSHAAFRVRWLSGESAIPTVLVFLWMGWTSVGVDNAGHLGGLVTGLLAGAFLEPRELEGMARPGVARPVVGVLVAVVVSTAVVAERSGWRVERDDGFGVAVVMPQGWSGEVDGQGRRTFSNGLPGLGRATFSAEAIEAGEPGDGLAQARHFQEETLPLGVPGPEGRTLSVLGPQSTQVGGRLALRLRAELDGPAGGKRLIAFFVPRGEWVYRLVFIWPAQWPAYQDIVNRMVAELRFDEPSVLREARGRALLSPGAAGPQRELGAVLRRLGASRQAIVPLTEAVRLSPSHVGARVELARALLDAGRVDEGCHAADEAEVYGPSDTGALEAGVRCELSRGALPRALERLERARRVDPQDARLRAAEAALRAVLETSAPHPSQESPRPGGILEGGSRLTPRP, from the coding sequence ATGCGGGGCCCCGTCGACGTGGACGCGCTGGTGCGCTGGGGCGCCAAGGCGGGGCCGCTCGTCCTGGAGGCGGGGCAGGTGTGGCGCCTCGCGACGGCCAACCTGCTGCACCGGGACGCGCTGCACCTGGCGCTCAACGTCGTCGTGCTGGTGGCCGCGGGCGTGGCGCTGGAGAAGGTCTGCCGACGTCGCGACTATGTCGCGCTGCTCGTCGCCGCGGGGCTCACCACCATGGCGAGCTCGCTTGCCTGGTCTGGCGCGGTGAGCGTGGGCGCGTCGGGACTCGTCTACGGATGCATGGGCGCGCTGCTCGTGCTCGGGCGCCGTCACCGATCACACGCCGCCTTCCGCGTGCGTTGGCTCTCCGGGGAGAGCGCGATTCCCACGGTGCTCGTGTTTCTCTGGATGGGCTGGACATCCGTGGGCGTGGACAACGCCGGGCACCTGGGTGGGCTGGTGACGGGGCTGCTCGCCGGAGCGTTCCTGGAGCCGCGCGAGCTGGAGGGCATGGCGCGGCCGGGAGTGGCGCGGCCGGTGGTGGGCGTCCTGGTGGCCGTCGTGGTGTCGACGGCGGTGGTGGCGGAGCGCTCGGGCTGGCGGGTGGAGCGGGATGACGGCTTCGGCGTCGCGGTGGTGATGCCCCAAGGGTGGAGTGGCGAGGTGGACGGGCAGGGGCGGCGCACGTTCTCCAACGGGCTGCCGGGACTGGGGCGCGCCACGTTCTCCGCGGAGGCCATCGAGGCGGGTGAGCCCGGCGACGGACTCGCGCAGGCGCGGCACTTCCAGGAGGAGACGCTGCCGCTCGGCGTGCCCGGCCCCGAGGGACGGACGCTGTCGGTGCTGGGGCCGCAGAGCACGCAGGTCGGCGGCAGGCTCGCGCTGCGGCTCCGCGCGGAGCTGGACGGGCCGGCGGGAGGAAAGCGGCTCATCGCCTTCTTCGTGCCGCGCGGCGAGTGGGTCTACCGGCTGGTCTTCATCTGGCCCGCGCAGTGGCCCGCGTACCAGGACATCGTGAACCGGATGGTGGCGGAGCTGCGCTTCGATGAGCCCTCGGTGCTGCGCGAGGCGCGGGGCAGGGCACTGCTGTCTCCGGGCGCGGCGGGGCCGCAGCGGGAGCTGGGCGCGGTGCTGCGTCGGCTGGGCGCGTCGAGGCAGGCCATCGTCCCGCTCACGGAGGCGGTGCGCCTGTCGCCCTCACACGTGGGCGCGAGGGTGGAGCTGGCGCGGGCGCTGCTCGATGCCGGGCGCGTGGACGAGGGCTGTCACGCGGCCGATGAGGCGGAGGTCTACGGACCTTCGGACACGGGCGCGCTCGAGGCGGGCGTGCGCTGCGAGCTGTCGCGAGGCGCGCTCCCCCGAGCGCTGGAGCGACTGGAGCGGGCGCGGCGCGTGGACCCGCAGGATGCGCGCCTGCGAGCCGCCGAGGCCGCGTTGCGCGCGGTGCTGGAGACCTCCGCGCCTCATCCCTCCCAGGAGTCGCCCCGTCCGGGCGGCATCCTGGAAGGGGGGAGCCGGCTCACTCCTCGTCCTTGA
- a CDS encoding ABC transporter permease subunit, translating into MAFRPRRALAVFWKDFLDLRKNVGLLVSMAVLPTVMVAVPIIVVWTYVNTPNQADLRSVAQFYDPSLPLGASAARFLIDKTLTDWFGLFLVMPIFVPILIASQSVAGEKERRTLEPLLASPVTAAELVAGKSLASLVPAVVITWVAFILFCVGVDLVAWPLVQGPLMPNALWTFGVLVIAPLFAFFGNGVAVLISARVSEARMAQQISALVVLPLVGMVGGQVAGVLKAGFMYYALQGAVVLVLDVVLLWASIRLLDRERLVSRWG; encoded by the coding sequence GTGGCATTCCGTCCGCGCCGGGCCCTGGCCGTGTTCTGGAAGGACTTCCTGGACCTGCGAAAGAACGTGGGCCTGCTGGTGTCCATGGCGGTGCTGCCCACCGTCATGGTGGCGGTGCCCATCATCGTGGTGTGGACGTACGTCAACACGCCCAACCAGGCGGACCTGCGCAGCGTGGCGCAGTTCTATGACCCTTCGCTGCCCCTGGGCGCGTCGGCCGCGCGCTTCCTCATCGACAAGACGCTCACAGACTGGTTCGGCCTGTTCCTGGTGATGCCCATCTTCGTGCCCATCCTCATCGCGTCGCAGAGCGTGGCGGGGGAGAAGGAGCGCAGGACGCTGGAGCCGCTGCTCGCCTCGCCGGTGACGGCCGCGGAGCTGGTGGCGGGCAAGAGCCTGGCGTCGCTGGTGCCCGCGGTGGTGATTACGTGGGTGGCCTTCATCCTGTTCTGCGTGGGCGTGGACCTGGTCGCGTGGCCGCTCGTGCAGGGGCCGCTGATGCCCAACGCGCTGTGGACCTTCGGCGTGCTGGTGATTGCGCCCCTGTTCGCCTTCTTCGGCAACGGCGTCGCGGTGCTCATCTCCGCCCGGGTGAGCGAAGCCCGCATGGCGCAGCAGATCTCCGCGCTCGTCGTCCTGCCGCTCGTCGGCATGGTGGGCGGGCAGGTGGCCGGCGTCCTGAAAGCGGGCTTCATGTACTACGCGCTCCAGGGCGCGGTGGTGCTGGTGCTCGACGTGGTGCTGCTGTGGGCGAGCATCCGCCTCCTGGACCGGGAGCGCCTGGTCAGCCGCTGGGGCTGA